Proteins co-encoded in one Natronorubrum daqingense genomic window:
- a CDS encoding HNH endonuclease: MTSEKRSIAVRFFGGAGNYTTVLEECCTHILTSDPTEAALVEWVKSNTKATSTDGIRDRLRFLEALELLEIEPERVRLTETGITWVSQTDPNVLFEQLDATVYGFETALEALQNGPKTDAELGDSIANTHAEVNWNDPSGPAQHRGWLQSLGYVERSDGLNSLTDSGRALARRRTSDSPNFQRQTYYTQADLEKAFDTSFGSYIKGINPRTDDHGELSYIIVKAREDGPYSDELDGERFTYIGEGVPSKGDQTLTGANKALLEQAEGASVPVYFFYQPADRSDLRYEGLVSVADVRYVSADERDRRVYEFTMERLDLEHPTEFETLAASVTAGEREETDSDANDGTNAGSEPEPALTAAEDEYTEVQRRVRSSAFAKRVKSAYDFRCAICDRSRESPAGTVDIEAAHIYPKQENGRDFIRNGLALCRLHHWAFDTGWLAVSDAYRILVADRPELEGYEEFSRLEGAQITVPPAEDEQPHATFLAAHRELHGFESV, encoded by the coding sequence ATGACGTCGGAAAAACGATCGATCGCTGTGCGGTTTTTCGGAGGGGCCGGCAATTACACTACCGTCCTCGAGGAGTGTTGCACGCACATTCTGACGTCGGATCCGACTGAAGCAGCACTTGTCGAGTGGGTGAAATCGAACACGAAAGCGACGAGTACCGACGGTATCCGTGACCGACTTCGGTTTCTCGAGGCCCTCGAACTACTCGAGATCGAACCGGAACGCGTACGGCTGACCGAGACGGGAATTACGTGGGTTTCGCAAACGGATCCAAACGTGTTGTTCGAACAGCTCGATGCAACGGTCTACGGGTTCGAGACGGCCCTCGAGGCGTTGCAGAATGGACCAAAAACGGACGCCGAATTGGGCGACAGCATCGCAAACACGCACGCGGAAGTGAACTGGAACGACCCGTCCGGCCCTGCCCAACACCGTGGGTGGCTCCAGAGTCTCGGCTACGTGGAACGATCGGACGGGCTGAATTCGCTGACAGACAGCGGGCGAGCGCTGGCTCGCCGACGCACGTCCGATAGTCCGAATTTCCAGCGCCAAACGTATTATACGCAGGCTGACCTCGAGAAAGCCTTCGACACCAGCTTTGGGTCCTACATCAAGGGAATCAATCCGCGAACCGACGATCACGGCGAGCTGTCGTACATCATCGTGAAAGCACGGGAAGATGGGCCGTACAGCGACGAACTCGACGGAGAGCGGTTTACGTACATCGGCGAGGGTGTACCCTCGAAGGGCGACCAAACGCTGACTGGTGCAAACAAGGCACTCCTCGAGCAAGCCGAGGGTGCATCTGTTCCCGTCTATTTCTTCTACCAACCGGCTGATCGCAGTGACCTTCGATACGAGGGACTGGTTTCGGTCGCCGACGTGCGCTACGTCAGTGCAGACGAACGCGACCGGAGAGTCTACGAGTTCACGATGGAGCGACTGGACCTCGAGCATCCGACGGAGTTCGAAACGCTCGCGGCGTCAGTTACCGCAGGTGAGCGCGAGGAGACCGATTCAGACGCTAATGATGGGACAAACGCTGGCAGCGAGCCGGAACCGGCACTGACCGCTGCAGAGGACGAGTACACCGAGGTCCAGCGACGAGTTCGCTCGAGTGCGTTCGCAAAACGGGTGAAATCGGCCTACGACTTTCGCTGTGCGATCTGTGATCGGAGCCGGGAATCGCCGGCAGGCACGGTCGATATCGAAGCCGCACACATCTATCCGAAACAGGAGAACGGGCGCGATTTCATCCGAAACGGACTCGCCCTCTGTCGATTGCACCACTGGGCGTTCGATACCGGCTGGCTCGCCGTCTCCGATGCGTACCGAATTCTGGTTGCCGACCGGCCCGAACTCGAAGGATACGAGGAATTTTCGCGACTCGAGGGAGCGCAGATTACGGTCCCACCAGCCGAGGACGAACAGCCCCACGCAACGTTTCTCGCTGCACACCGAGAATTACACGGCTTCGAGTCGGTCTGA
- a CDS encoding DUF7342 family protein, translating into MPDESELTEPWTGDVTEAAAEEWKAETTAFDRITTVVDTTTEPAFAKVIAERAAVAEPTARRHLKSLAAVGRVTAVSADGGTKYKRSPSTLAMRRISGLHSHYSKDGLQEAISDIREELTTLRSEHGVSDADDLATELELGDDAWSAVSQMRDLEENLDIAKAALNLYDFDPDSSGRGQTAALEDGDDTDRPPAGALAGFDDHGVA; encoded by the coding sequence ATGCCAGACGAGTCAGAGCTGACAGAGCCGTGGACAGGTGACGTCACTGAGGCAGCCGCCGAGGAGTGGAAAGCAGAGACGACGGCGTTCGACCGGATCACGACCGTTGTCGATACGACGACCGAACCAGCGTTTGCGAAAGTGATCGCTGAGCGAGCAGCCGTTGCCGAACCGACCGCTCGCCGCCATCTGAAGTCGCTGGCTGCGGTTGGCCGTGTCACAGCAGTCTCGGCTGACGGCGGCACGAAGTACAAGCGATCACCGAGCACCCTCGCGATGCGTCGAATTTCGGGGCTACACTCGCACTACTCGAAAGACGGTCTCCAGGAGGCTATTTCGGATATCCGCGAGGAACTCACGACGCTTCGCAGCGAACACGGTGTCAGCGATGCAGACGACCTCGCAACCGAACTGGAACTGGGCGACGATGCGTGGAGCGCCGTTTCCCAAATGCGTGACCTCGAGGAGAATCTCGACATCGCCAAAGCCGCGTTGAATCTCTACGATTTCGACCCCGATAGCAGTGGGCGGGGACAGACAGCTGCACTCGAGGACGGGGACGACACGGACCGTCCACCTGCTGGTGCGCTCGCCGGATTCGACGACCACGGTGTTGCGTGA
- a CDS encoding thiol-disulfide oxidoreductase DCC family protein: MTEPTLVYDDDCGFCTWWAEFFGDRTEIRLVGFSDLPDHPDLQERLPEFYEECSHLVTEDTVYSCGQSLEEALRRYDEGGPVGNGLEFLRNFEDYEHVREWGYRQVANNRDKWGKVMSKTPPARRDTEES, encoded by the coding sequence ATGACCGAGCCAACCCTCGTCTACGACGACGACTGCGGCTTCTGTACGTGGTGGGCTGAGTTCTTCGGCGACCGAACGGAAATCCGACTCGTCGGCTTCAGCGACCTGCCCGACCACCCCGACCTGCAGGAGCGACTGCCCGAGTTCTACGAGGAGTGTTCCCACCTCGTGACCGAGGACACCGTCTACTCCTGCGGGCAGTCGCTCGAGGAAGCCCTCCGGCGCTACGACGAGGGCGGACCCGTCGGCAACGGACTCGAGTTTCTGCGGAATTTCGAGGACTACGAGCACGTCCGAGAGTGGGGCTACCGGCAGGTGGCGAACAACCGCGACAAGTGGGGGAAGGTGATGTCGAAGACGCCGCCGGCGCGCCGGGATACAGAGGAGTCGTAA